The Neospora caninum Liverpool complete genome, chromosome X genome includes a region encoding these proteins:
- a CDS encoding putative F-box domain-containing protein: MAQGVNERIPCETSPPAPATRCEHCHTAAQLQTLEPLCFDHLLSFLDLRDFCALSSVSRSLRATLLTDLSRAGRCVSCLAVHCLCDTPVHPPLGVLRHARSLDSVLPLSVGSTTLKSDTVLLPENTRGETYLVDPTLPSYRLPERFLPHDEGSSFTIESGASFCRAAPTQGNCGSDKNAEVLSVPECRPLGPRTLTAPSSAPPQGITICSKPVGGSVEEGSGEGRFSGGCVGGPGESSPAPLVAPCEVPEATVDPSRSRILSDTQAAPLHGWWSFSDEASGCSQLCAVPLWKAFLLVAKGLSVLRVGPPAFGAVPLALWGHLLRENAATLREISVSSTLRWESRRQQQRRQRALLDLLCRLESPSSDIQAALASASRFLPPIPSRPDSPPSSLFPKGRPPRSEHSECTGGEQETGRCVSHSAAIQACRSLSRPCEDILLPALKSLAIAWGPCSGLLQLFRRYTCRQCEELQLVVADMPTATCWSDAVESVLDRVGNGGKLRRFRFAVAPKGFVQERSLICWLLPSAEDADGRIDSRRHPPEVPNASWLAALEELSIDTDDPWLLPKAAQLIAAVTRPSGQPAGLAGPRPPGGTGPAPRGEGAAPSGDPRETLWGSMGTPDGVTARRGLRNVSEISESGAGAERLGGGVCSAAVTGNAATSKGRRVRHRSCGLLERRQVRGKSDGQEAERSPHADAHQAAQRRLSGVETRSESPGAAACAFRQTPCGRVEHLDSGRDETGPQTVSRASGEEGRSAVSLQNSRPVSRTLRDVDDEVRSEMSSSCVLRFPSLRVCSFRCGSVPAAGAGCFSWDSVESLLASAPAGCALRFHGDILFTTCSYGPCRFLASSVSPSRSPVGPTVNPAEHERRSSCSRGRVNSSRTVAGRDSARPSSPPHWEPFLDASLPAQRSASTRQGLLCAPPRREEHPRQRQLFPGCRVADRRPQICVKSATVVLQEIRGEASLDSLLSPAFHAPLRLCCVRRKAATASGRDTKRIERRSASRVHCVRGDQTRRESQGCTQGETPAGGCRDVRFRAHLEVPFLPKSSGWGSQVADASSHRRCAYAQTTKAWCGSGNVSCPPEPSLLPTGRALFGSESGKGFRPKLLFPAVQVQLASPVEAGPSLSPSRPETSPSQSAELEDAYVEGGGEQPLRKSTQVPAWPGADGLGATVSRLEEKHSQRRPRQHRLPEWRLWCAEYLSGILDELPGYCLFFPPVAPFPTGAAHGCGALDAAPRSENDACVGAHSDVRGAHSDVRGATARDQGGALRGRHDSPFDREPSGRAKTGWQCCCVFSQGERGDERGTEGSRCVFTLHRRGSRGERRSERSRNPIVGSENGRTWATWPLEGEGDRQPSGGLGEPFRVSISEIGDSQPDSVALLTALCLDAESRQRFRGIALECIFSAAQPAASSADRSARASDISCVEIAAECLAPVQMLLERLPDSLRPPLEILRLFVDATATEDAVVANPRSCISGPIRTVSPTSLDGYRIPADVCVAQQEKEDGSVSLPARLIERRATEGEHDNFKKPPASGCVASQAYDPDGARGGREVHAPGSRSARSVPEGGEDDHSAQGKTVTSHSRRAVEDGRGKRQQLSKKAVLEACRRSEDLSLSDAATCRDCFSLARTTCVQADESTALLFPCADTAGKGYGSLVSLLFALRRVYTDLNRVEVRVLRGDPPGTKFAAWKLATVEGTEASDCWSCLVSNSARLRALHQVLVFFQFYPACVWHGQYVFETFVAYVRDG; this comes from the coding sequence ATGGCGCAAGGCGTCAATGAGCGAATTCCCTGTGAAACCAGCCCGCCTGCTCCGGCAACTCGCTGTGAGCACTGCCACACTGCGGCTCAACTGCAGACACTGGAACCTTTGTGTTTTGACcaccttctttctttcctggaCCTTCGTGACTTCTGCGCGCTTTCTTCGGTGTCTCGGTCGCTCCGGGCCACTCTCCTGACCGATCTGTCAAGGGCAGGGCGGTGCGTTTCGTGCCTCGCAGTCCATTGTCTCTGCGATACGCCGGTTCACCCACCTCTCGGCGTCTTGCGCCATGCGCGGTCCCTCGATTCGGTACTGCCTCTTTCCGTCGGAAGCACCACCTTGAAAAGCGACACGGTATTGCTTCCCGAGAATACGAGAGGGGAGACCTACCTCGTCGATCCGACGCTCCCATCCTATCGTCTGCCGGAACGTTTTTTGCCACACGATGAGGGATCCTCTTTCACAATTGAAAGcggcgcttccttctgccgTGCCGCCCCTACACAAGGCAACTGTGGGTCGgacaaaaacgcggaagTTCTCTCGGTTCCGGAGTGTCGACCATTAGGGCCTCGGACTCTGACTGCTCCGAGCTCCGCACCGCCGCAGGGTATCACCATTTGCTCTAAGCCAGTCGGTGGAAGTgtcgaggaaggaagcggcgagggccGTTTCTCAGGTGGGTGCGTAGGAGGTCCAGGTGAGTCTTCTCCAGCTCCGCTGGTGGCGCCCTGTGAGGTGCCGGAAGCGACGGTGGATCCTTCCAGAAGCCGCATTCTCAGTGATACGCAGGCCGCTCCTCTGCACGGCTGGTGGAGTTTTTCTGACGAAGCATCCGGGTGCTCCCAACTGTGCGCAGTTCCCCTCTGGAAggcgttccttctcgttgCCAAGGGCCTTTCTGTCCTGCGTGTGGGTCCCCCGGCTTTTGGAGCTGTGCCTCTGGCTCTGTGGGGACACCTgctgagagaaaacgcggcgacTCTGCGAGAAATTTCAGTCTCCAGCACGCTGCGGTGGGAGTCTCGAcggcagcagcagcgccgGCAGCGGGCGTTGCTGGATCTTCTGTGCCGTCTCGAAAGCCCATCCAGCGACATCCAGGCGGCTCTCGCTTCGGCGTCCCGGTTTCTCCCCCCAATTCCCTCGCGCCCGGATTCCccaccttcttcgcttttcccaAAGGGCCGTCCCCCTCGATCGGAACACAGCGAGTGCACCGGGGGCGAGCAAGAGACTGGGCGGTGCGTGTCGCACTCGGCGGCTATCCAGGCTTGTCGCAGTCTCTCTAGGCCTTGTGAGGACATCCTCCTCCCGGCGCTGAAGAGCCTGGCGATCGCGTGGGGGCCTTGTAGTGGACTTCTCCAGCTCTTCAGGCGGTACACATGCCGACAATGTGAAGAGCTGCAGCTGGTGGTGGCGGACATGCCGACGGCGACTTGCTGGAGTGACGCTGTGGAGAGTGTCCTGGACCGGGTCGGAAATGGGGGGAAActccgtcgctttcgcttcgccgtcgctcccaAAGGCTTCGTCCAGGAGCGCAGTCTGATCTGTTGGCTCTTGCCGTCTGCCGAGGACGCCGATGGACGCATTGACTCGCGCCGGCACCCGCCAGAGGTCCCCAACGCCTCGTGGCTAGCCGCGCTCGAGGAGCTGTCCATCGACACAGACGACCCGTGGCTTCTGCCCAAGGCTGCTCAGCTGATTGCAGCCGTCACGCGGCCCTCCGGACAGCCTGCCGGCCTTGCAGGCCCCCGTCCGCCGGGGGGAACCGGACCAGCGCCTcgaggagagggagcagCGCCGTCTGGGGATCCGAGGGAGACGCTGTGGGGAAGCATGGGGACTCCGGATGGGGTAACGGCCAGGCGAGGTCTGAGGAATGTCTCGGAAATCTCCGAGTCGGGTGCCGGCGCGGAAAGATTGGGAGGCGGCGTCTGTTCTGCCGCGGTGACCGGTAACGCTGCAACCTCCAAGGGCAGGCGCGTGCGCCATAGATCGTGCGGCCTTCTGGAACGGCGACAGGTGCGAGGAAAGAGTGACGGccaggaagcagagaggagcccCCATGCCGACGCGCACCAGGCGGCTCAGCGACGCCTCTCTGGGGTCGAAACTAGATCAGAAAGTCCAGGAGCCGCAGCGTGTGCATTTCGTCAGACGCCGTGCGGAAGAGTGGAGCATCTGGACAGtggcagagacgagacaggccCGCAGACCGTCTCTCGAGCCAGTGGTGAGGAAGGGCGTtccgccgtgtctctgcaAAATAGTCGGCCTGTGTCCAGGACACTTCGAGACGTCGACGATGAAGTTCGCTCGGAAATGTCCAGCTCTTGCGTTCTCCGATTCCCCTCTCTGCGGGTTTGCAGCTTCCGCTGCGGATCCGTGCCTGCGGCCGGGGCCGGCTGCTTCTCGTGGGACTCGGTCGAGTCGCTCTTGGCATCTGCCCCGGCTGGCTGCGCCCTCCGGTTTCACGGGGATATACTTTTCACCACGTGCTCGTATGGACCGTGTCgttttcttgcttcttcggtctcgccgtctcgctctcccgtGGGCCCAACAGTCAATCCTGCAGAGCACGAGAGGCGATCCAGTTGTTCGCGAGGAAGAGTAAACTCGTCGCGAACCGTGGCAGGTCGAGACAGTGCACGgccctcttcccctccacATTGGGAACCGTTTCTCGACGCTTCCCTGCCGGCGCAGAGATCCGCGTCAACTCGACAGGGTTTGCTGTGTGCACCGCCACGCCGCGAAGAGCAcccgagacagcgacagtTATTCCCTGGCTGCCGCGTGGCCGATCGTCGGCCGCAGATCTGCGTGAAAAGTGCAACGGTCGTGCTGCAGGAGATTCGCGGTGAAGCTTCGTTGGATTCCCTTCTGTCGCCAGCGTTTCACGCGCCGTTGAGGCTCTGTTGCGTGCGCCGCAAGGCCGCTACTGCCAGTGGGCGGGACACAAAGAGAATCGAAAGGCGTTCAGCGAGCCGTGTGCATTGCGTGCGGGGCGACCAAACGCGACGGGAGTCGCAAGGATGTACACAAGGAGAAACGCCAGCAGGCGGGTGTAGAGATGTTCGATTTCGAGCGCACTTGGaagttccttttctccccaaGTCGAGCGGATGGGGCAGCCAGGTTGCGGACGCGAGCAGCCATCGGCGGTGTGCATATGCTCAGACGACGAAAGCGTGGTGCGGTTCTGGAAACGTTTCCTGTCCCCCGGAACCGAGTTTGCTCCCAACAGGGCGTGCGCTGTTTGGCTCGGAGTCGGGGAAAGGTTTCCGTCCAAAACTCCTGTTTCCAGCTGTTCAAGTCCAACTGGCCAGTCCCGTCGAGGCGGGTCCgagtctgtctccttcgcgtccaGAGACGTCTCCGTCTCAGTCAGCGGAACTCGAGGACGCGTACGTGGAAGGCGGTGGTGAGCAGCCTCTCAGGAAGAGCACTCAGGTGCCTGCGTGGCCTGGAGCTGACGGGCTTGGCGCCACAGTTTCACGGCTTGAAGAGAAGCACAGCCAGCGCCGACCCCGGCAGCACAGACTTCCTGAGTGGCGTCTGTGGTGTGCAGAGTACCTCTCAGGTATCCTGGACGAGCTGCCAGGGTATTGCCTGTTTTTCCCTCCGGTAGCGCCTTTCCCCACTGGTGCGGCGCACGGGTGTGGGGCCCTGGATGCGGCGCCTCGTTCTGAGAATGATGCATGCGTGGGAGCGCATTCGGACGTGCGAGGAGCGCATTCGGACGTGCGAGGAGCGACGGCCAGAGACCAGGGTGGGGCCTTACGAGGTAGGCATGACAGCCCCTTCGACAGAGAGCCATCAGGACGCGCGAAAACCGGCTGGCAGTGCTGTTGCGTGTTCAGTCAaggagagcgcggagacgagcgagggaCCGAAGGGAGCAGATGTGTTTTCACTTTGCAccgcagaggaagcagaggggagagacggtcAGAGAGGAGTCGGAACCCGATCGTgggaagcgaaaacggaCGGACCTGGGCAACGTGGCCTctcgaaggagaaggcgatcGCCAGCCCAGTGGAGGGCTTGGCGAACCATTCCGTGTCTCCATTTCTGAGATTGGCGACAGTCAACCTGACAGCGTAGCTCTACTCACTGCTCTCTGCTTAGATGCGGAATCACGGCAACGGTTTCGAGGCATAGCCCTAGAGTGCATTTTCTCAGCTGCACAGCCTGCAGCCTCCAGTGCCGATAGATCTGCACGAGCTTCAGACATCTCATGTGTAGAGATAGCAGCGGAGTGTCTGGCACCGGTGCAAATGCTGCTGGAACGTTTGCCGGATTCCCTGCGCCCTCCCCTAGAGATCCTTCGCCTATTCGTAGACGCGACCGCGACGGAAGACGCTGTGGTAGCGAACCCGAGAAGCTGTATAAGCGGCCCGATTCGTACCGTGTCGCCGACTTCTCTTGACGGCTATCGTATTCCCGCAGATGTGTGCGTCGCccagcaggagaaagaggacgggTCAGTATCCTTGCCAGCACGACTTATTGAGAGGAGGGCGACTGAGGGCGAACATGACAACTTCAAGAAACCGCCCGCGAGCGGCTGTGTTGCCAGTCAGGCATATGACCCAGACGGCGcaagaggcgggagagaagtcCATGCCCCGGGGAGCAGATCTGCACGGTCGGTGCCTGAAGGTGGGGAGGACGACCACAGTGCACAGGGTAAAACAGTCACCTCGCACAGTCGGAGGGCCGTTGAAGATggtcgaggaaaaagacaacagCTTTCCAAGAAGGCCGTTCTCGAGGCCTGTCGTAGGAGCGAagacctctctctgtcggaTGCAGCCACCTGCCGAGACTGTTTCTCCCTGGCCAGGACTACTTGTGTGCAGGCCGATGAGTCTACTGCTTTATTATTCCCGTGTGCCGACACGGCCGGAAAAGGATACGGAAGTCTcgtatctctcctcttcgcatTGCGTCGGGTGTACACGGACCTCAACCGCGTCGAGGTTCGCGTCCTACGGGGTGACCCCCCCGGGACAAAATTCGCTGCGTGGAAACTCGCGACAGTGGAAGGAACTGAGGCAAGCGACTGCTGGTCCTGCCTTGTGTCCAACAGTGCGCGTTTGCGGGCTCTTCACCAGGTGCTAGTCTTCTTTCAGTTCTACCCTGCTTGTGTGTGGCACGGCCAGTACGTCTTTGAAACATTCGTTGCCTACGTAAGAGACGGGTAA
- a CDS encoding putative FK506-binding protein 1: protein MQTRSASRAAAAAAGVPAEEAGATESPRKQGRQVRGRTTSRKEGETARQHEDSRADANTGDAGWFSNNVQSSSTVNSGARQTRRRGGKNHPLSSASADALVDEEGPAKNAKTNQKNAFSFVCIVFLVFLACLSVPLLCCFGPEPFSAFPALSKAVEKLPASFSSLFPRLSENSASSGVVDSQDVTAHVKDTQISGEQTPTTPNPSSGGKPERNDSKRNTPSRSSKPSKKMAPLAALQHEVLKPGSGPALQRGQSATVHATGSVLKPDGSTQKFWSTKDAGQQPFTWQAGIGQVIAGWDQGVLGMTVGETRRISIPANMGYGASGFPAWGIPPNADLQFEIELLRVQ from the exons ATGCAGACTCGCTCCGCGTCACGggcggcagcagctgctgccggTGTGCCcgcggaagaagcaggcgcgaCAGAAAGTCCTCGGAAACAAGGAAGACAGGTCCGTGGAAGGACAACCTCtaggaaggaaggagagactgCGCGCCAACATGAAGACTCCCGAGCAGATGCGAACACTGGCGATGCCGGCTGGTTCTCGAACAATGTCCAGAGCAGCTCCACGGTGAACAGCGGCGCTAGACAAACTCGCAGAAGGGGGGGGAAAAACCACCCTCTTTCGTCGGCGAGTGCCGATGCGCTggtggacgaagaagggCCTGCAAAGAACGCCAAGACGAACCAAAAGAACgctttttcttttgtttgcatcgtttttcttgtttttcttgCGTGTTTGTCGGTTCCCCTTTTGTGCTGCTTCGGACCGGAACCCTTCTCAGCGTTCCCTGCTCTCTCGAAAGCGGTCGAGAAGTTGCCGGCGAgtttttcgtcgcttttccctcgcctttctgaAAACTCAGCGTCGTCTGGGGTCGTTGACTCGCAAGACGTGACGGCCCACGTGAAGGATACCCAAATTTCCGGGGAACAAACGCCTACCACTCCGAACCCAAGTTCTGGGGGGAAACCCGAGCGAAACGACTCGAAACGGAACACACCGTCCCGCTCTTCAAAACCCTCAAAGAAAAtggcgcctctcgcggctctccAGCACGAGGTTCTTAAACCTGGTTCCGGTCCTGCTCTTCAACGGGGTCAGTCGGCCACTGTACACGCGACAGGCAGCGTACTCAAGCCGGATGGCTCTACACAGAAATTCTGGTCTACCAAAGACGCTGGCCAGCAG CCGTTCACGTGGCAAGCTGGTATTGGCCAGGTCATTGCCGGCTGGGACCAGGGTGTCCTTGGCATGACCGTCGGCGAGACTCGACGCATTTCCATCCCTGCAAACA TGGGCTACGGCGCGAGCGGCTTCCCTGCATGGGGTATTCCTCCGAATGCAGACCTTCAGTTCGAGATCGAATTGCTGCGTGTGCAGTAA